In a single window of the Gammaproteobacteria bacterium genome:
- a CDS encoding mechanosensitive ion channel family protein: protein MDYVLDGFVAQIRDYFSAARIGGFLANSLINVLLIIIVFVLFYVLWRLLQNLLMPKFRAKVDKTSAALLDAIFRSFFIGAGILVALSVAGVQTTTMLASLGVLSLTIGFALRDTLSNIISGFLIFLDRPFTIDDLVEIDGKYGRVDRITLRTTRIVTIDGRMLAVPNAEVMNKTVASYTNFPHLRLDVAVTIDVNENLDRVRAVLLQLVNHDTDYMTEPKPRMVVTQLNDYNVALELQVWLENERQHIHKRYELREKIFKTFMQEGINMPFETIELVSPSIVNILNKSK from the coding sequence ATGGATTATGTGTTAGATGGTTTTGTTGCTCAAATAAGAGATTATTTTTCGGCGGCACGGATAGGCGGTTTTTTGGCAAATTCATTAATTAATGTGTTGTTGATAATCATAGTTTTTGTTCTGTTTTACGTATTGTGGCGACTGTTGCAAAATTTATTAATGCCGAAGTTTAGAGCAAAAGTTGATAAGACCAGTGCGGCTTTATTGGACGCAATATTTAGATCTTTTTTTATCGGCGCGGGTATTTTAGTTGCTTTGAGCGTTGCTGGTGTGCAAACGACAACGATGTTGGCATCCCTAGGCGTGTTGAGTTTGACGATTGGTTTTGCTTTGCGCGATACGTTATCAAATATTATTTCGGGTTTTCTGATTTTTTTGGACAGACCTTTTACCATTGATGATTTAGTTGAGATCGATGGAAAATACGGCCGTGTGGACCGAATTACTTTGCGCACCACGCGGATTGTAACAATAGACGGCCGTATGTTAGCGGTACCCAATGCCGAGGTAATGAATAAAACGGTCGCATCCTATACAAATTTTCCGCATTTGCGTTTGGATGTGGCAGTGACGATAGATGTTAATGAAAACTTAGATCGTGTACGTGCTGTATTATTGCAATTAGTGAATCATGACACCGACTATATGACGGAACCAAAACCTCGAATGGTTGTGACGCAGTTGAATGATTATAATGTTGCTTTGGAATTGCAGGTTTGGCTTGAAAATGAGCGCCAACATATACACAAGCGTTATGAGTTGCGTGAAAAAATATTTAAAACCTTCATGCAAGAAGGCATTAATATGCCTTTTGAAACTATCGAATTGGTTTCTCCATCAATTGTTAATATTTTAAATAAATCGAAGTAA
- a CDS encoding M48 family metallopeptidase gives MPTKAASPFTSLEREPLLPSIGDPADRHLSPNDERVLGAAFMRELYRQGNILDDPEIVEYIQHLGNTLVTHLDEPLFNFHFFVVNDVRINAFAVPGGYIGVNAGLIFNTRNESELAGVVGHEIAHVEQRHIARQIADAKSKSIPTLGAILAGMLLTMGGAGDAGAALIYAGMAGAQQNQINFTRIHEIEADRVGMQLLQRADYDPQGMANFFKVLQGKSTSRTPDYLEFLRTHPLDNDRIAEAEARIAQFPARKHVSSERYTLAKIRLTTLTSNEPTELLRRTAINHDASPLANYAYAQALERNRNFAAAADILKLLVKQFPENLPYVLALARVELAQNHAQQVQVLLYNVLQLYPDHYALVMLYAESLANSENVVATIAANDEMHSNTEPLNNKTPERQDKKNLSPVAPLPQAIHVLEQYLRKHPPLTPVFYRQLAELYNRNKQSILANQQMAEYYFWKGDYQAAIAQLRDALNDKPGIITRRQIEERLNAIVKMSRRDNS, from the coding sequence ATGCCAACAAAGGCCGCGAGTCCTTTTACGTCATTGGAGCGCGAGCCTTTATTACCTTCCATTGGCGATCCGGCTGATCGACATTTATCACCAAATGATGAACGTGTATTGGGCGCGGCTTTTATGCGCGAGCTGTATCGTCAAGGCAACATTTTAGATGATCCAGAAATTGTCGAATATATCCAACATTTGGGTAATACGCTGGTCACACATTTAGACGAACCCTTGTTTAATTTTCATTTTTTTGTGGTCAACGATGTTCGTATTAATGCATTTGCGGTACCCGGCGGTTACATCGGTGTTAATGCGGGTTTAATTTTCAACACGCGTAATGAAAGCGAATTAGCTGGCGTCGTTGGTCATGAAATTGCTCATGTCGAGCAACGTCATATCGCACGACAAATTGCGGATGCAAAAAGTAAATCTATTCCAACCCTTGGTGCAATACTGGCGGGCATGCTATTGACAATGGGCGGCGCGGGTGATGCAGGTGCCGCACTTATCTATGCGGGCATGGCAGGCGCGCAACAAAATCAAATTAACTTTACGCGCATCCATGAAATTGAAGCTGATCGGGTGGGCATGCAATTATTACAACGCGCTGATTATGATCCACAAGGTATGGCCAATTTTTTTAAAGTACTACAAGGCAAAAGCACGAGTCGTACGCCTGATTATTTAGAATTTTTACGTACTCATCCTTTAGATAATGATCGCATTGCTGAAGCTGAAGCACGCATCGCACAATTTCCAGCGCGCAAACACGTTAGCAGCGAACGCTACACGCTTGCGAAAATTCGTTTGACTACATTAACGAGTAATGAACCTACCGAATTACTGCGTCGTACTGCAATAAATCATGACGCTAGTCCATTAGCGAATTATGCTTATGCACAAGCCTTAGAACGGAATCGTAATTTTGCGGCCGCCGCTGACATACTAAAACTTTTGGTAAAACAATTTCCTGAAAATCTGCCGTATGTGTTGGCATTAGCCCGCGTGGAATTAGCGCAAAATCATGCGCAACAAGTGCAAGTTTTGTTATATAACGTGTTACAGCTTTATCCCGATCACTACGCCTTAGTCATGTTATACGCTGAAAGTTTAGCTAACAGCGAAAATGTAGTAGCAACGATTGCGGCAAATGATGAAATGCACAGCAATACTGAACCATTAAATAACAAAACACCTGAGCGACAAGATAAAAAAAATCTCTCTCCAGTTGCGCCGCTGCCACAAGCCATTCACGTTCTTGAACAATATTTACGTAAACACCCGCCGTTAACACCGGTTTTTTATCGGCAACTGGCAGAACTTTATAATCGTAACAAACAAAGTATTTTGGCCAATCAACAAATGGCTGAATATTATTTTTGGAAAGGTGATTATCAAGCGGCTATCGCGCAACTACGTGATGCCTTAAACGACAAACCTGGCATCATTACGCGTCGACAAATCGAAGAGCGTTTAAATGCTATTGTCAAAATGTCGCGTCGTGATAATAGCTAA
- a CDS encoding helix-turn-helix domain-containing protein, producing MTEQSPSLIGAVVRALRKARGLGVNQLSAALEVEAANLSRFERGLPGGVSIARYLDAIAFRLGTCGSVIYAIAEYTSDDPALLDNPEKLGLMTDHLTNLVKNYLTLPLAAQQDIDGIIKHHANTQTQ from the coding sequence ATGACCGAGCAATCCCCCTCCTTGATTGGAGCCGTGGTCCGCGCTTTGCGAAAAGCACGGGGTTTAGGCGTCAATCAACTTAGCGCTGCCCTAGAAGTAGAAGCTGCCAACCTATCCCGCTTTGAGCGCGGGTTGCCTGGTGGTGTCAGCATTGCGCGCTATTTAGATGCCATCGCTTTTCGTTTAGGCACCTGTGGTTCGGTCATTTATGCCATTGCCGAATACACCAGTGATGATCCTGCTTTACTCGATAACCCAGAAAAACTCGGACTGATGACCGATCATTTAACAAATTTGGTAAAAAATTACCTGACGCTGCCGCTAGCTGCACAACAGGATATCGATGGGATCATCAAACACCATGCCAACACGCAAACTCAATGA
- a CDS encoding HDOD domain-containing protein, translating into MPTRKLNELINQAQLPSAVDVIAKLQQAVAASNSSTQHIANTLKTDVGLSARILRLANSAFYGSQSIETVEQAIVLIGTDDLIALIISTEVIDVFRGLEMHLDMQRFWRINLYGALTAKQLGRRTQLDTSSLFTAGLLRGVGELVLFRALPDLMSELLSGTCADHPRHELEKNTLGFDHAAVGAALLERWKLPESVTIPVRYYLEPAQITGPYHYHAAILNLGHQTALFAHDACATPIIDHYLGELTGVGDDELVAEIKPMIDAQFEDAAGVLLGN; encoded by the coding sequence ATGCCAACACGCAAACTCAATGAACTAATCAATCAAGCCCAATTACCTTCGGCGGTTGATGTGATCGCCAAACTACAGCAAGCCGTTGCCGCCAGTAACAGCTCGACGCAACACATTGCCAACACCCTCAAAACCGATGTAGGTCTAAGCGCACGCATATTACGTTTAGCGAATAGCGCGTTTTACGGCAGTCAATCCATTGAAACGGTGGAACAAGCCATTGTTTTGATTGGCACGGATGATTTAATCGCCTTGATTATTTCCACCGAAGTCATTGATGTGTTCCGTGGTTTAGAAATGCACCTCGACATGCAGCGCTTTTGGCGCATTAATCTGTACGGGGCGCTCACCGCTAAACAATTGGGTCGCCGTACGCAATTAGATACTTCCAGCTTATTTACCGCTGGTTTACTCCGCGGCGTAGGCGAGCTGGTGTTATTTCGCGCGCTGCCCGACCTCATGTCCGAATTATTAAGCGGTACTTGTGCGGATCATCCTCGTCATGAATTAGAAAAGAACACCTTGGGTTTTGATCACGCGGCCGTCGGCGCGGCGTTATTAGAACGCTGGAAATTGCCCGAAAGCGTGACCATACCGGTACGTTATTACTTAGAACCGGCGCAAATCACGGGGCCTTATCATTATCATGCGGCCATTTTGAATTTGGGCCATCAAACCGCCCTATTCGCACATGACGCCTGTGCGACACCCATTATTGATCATTATTTAGGTGAACTCACCGGCGTGGGTGATGATGAACTAGTGGCCGAGATCAAGCCCATGATTGATGCGCAATTCGAAGATGCCGCGGGCGTCCTGTTAGGTAATTAA
- a CDS encoding electron transfer flavoprotein subunit beta/FixA family protein yields MKILVPIKRVIDAYVSIRVKSDGTGVETANVKMSMNPFCEIAVEEAVRLKEAGKASEVVVVTMGTQACQETLRTALAMGADRAILIQTDVDVQPLAIAKSLKALVATEAPELVILGKQSIDAENNQTGQMLAALLEWPQATFISKLELQSGRVQATREIDGGLETISIQTPAIVTTDLRLNEPRYATLPNIMKAKKKQLDIVTPESLGVDVTPRITTLKVEEPAKRSAGVMLESVADLIGKLKNEAKVI; encoded by the coding sequence ATGAAAATTCTTGTCCCTATTAAGCGCGTCATTGATGCCTATGTCAGCATCCGCGTTAAGTCCGATGGCACGGGTGTTGAAACCGCCAATGTCAAAATGTCCATGAATCCATTTTGCGAAATCGCCGTTGAAGAAGCGGTGCGACTCAAAGAAGCCGGCAAAGCCAGCGAAGTCGTCGTCGTCACGATGGGTACACAAGCTTGCCAAGAAACTTTGCGTACGGCATTAGCGATGGGCGCTGATCGCGCTATCTTGATTCAAACCGATGTGGATGTGCAGCCGTTAGCAATCGCTAAAAGTTTAAAAGCATTAGTGGCTACTGAAGCGCCTGAATTAGTGATTTTAGGTAAACAATCCATTGATGCGGAAAATAACCAAACCGGTCAAATGCTGGCGGCTTTATTAGAGTGGCCACAAGCCACTTTCATTTCAAAATTAGAATTACAAAGCGGTCGTGTACAAGCCACGCGTGAAATTGACGGCGGCTTAGAAACCATTTCAATTCAAACACCCGCCATTGTTACCACTGATTTACGTTTAAACGAACCACGTTATGCAACGTTACCCAACATCATGAAAGCCAAAAAGAAACAGTTGGATATCGTTACGCCTGAAAGCTTAGGCGTTGATGTAACACCGCGCATCACCACTTTAAAAGTAGAAGAACCTGCCAAACGTTCCGCAGGTGTTATGCTCGAAAGCGTCGCCGATCTTATCGGTAAACTCAAAAATGAAGCCAAAGTGATTTAA
- a CDS encoding electron transfer flavoprotein subunit alpha/FixB family protein — protein sequence MSTVLVVIEHDNSHLKPASLNTLAASAQLGAVTALVIGHNAKPVADALTKVTDVSKVLLADAPHFAHQLAEDVAAQVIAVAKDFDYVIAPATTFGKNFLPRVAAVLDVAPISDITKIISGDTFIRPIYAGNAFATVKSSDAKKVLSMRPTAFDPAKTDGGNASVETISATASAGVSQFVSQELTKSERPDLGSARVVVSGGRGVGSAENFQLIEKLADKLGAAIGASRAAVDAGYVPNDYQVGQTGKIVAPELYIAIGISGAIQHLAGMKDSKVIVAINKDPEAAIFQLADYGLVGDLFKIIPELVDAL from the coding sequence ATGAGCACAGTTTTAGTTGTCATTGAACACGATAATAGCCACCTTAAACCCGCCAGTCTCAACACGCTAGCGGCCAGCGCGCAACTCGGTGCGGTGACGGCACTCGTCATTGGTCACAATGCAAAACCAGTTGCAGATGCTCTGACAAAAGTAACGGACGTCAGCAAAGTATTATTAGCCGATGCTCCACATTTTGCACATCAATTAGCGGAAGATGTGGCTGCGCAAGTGATCGCAGTTGCAAAAGATTTTGATTATGTCATCGCACCCGCCACTACTTTCGGCAAAAACTTTTTACCGCGAGTCGCCGCCGTATTAGATGTTGCGCCTATTTCTGATATCACCAAAATTATTTCGGGCGACACTTTTATCCGTCCCATTTATGCCGGTAACGCGTTTGCAACTGTAAAAAGCAGTGATGCAAAAAAAGTATTAAGCATGCGTCCCACCGCATTTGATCCAGCGAAAACTGATGGCGGCAATGCCAGTGTTGAAACGATCAGCGCCACTGCATCAGCCGGCGTTTCGCAATTTGTGAGTCAAGAACTCACCAAATCTGAACGTCCTGATTTAGGCAGCGCGCGCGTTGTGGTGTCGGGTGGTCGCGGGGTTGGTAGCGCAGAAAATTTTCAACTCATCGAAAAACTCGCCGACAAATTAGGCGCAGCGATTGGTGCATCACGCGCAGCAGTAGATGCAGGTTATGTACCGAATGATTATCAGGTCGGTCAAACCGGTAAAATCGTTGCACCGGAATTATATATTGCGATCGGCATTTCCGGCGCTATTCAGCATCTCGCCGGTATGAAAGATAGCAAAGTAATTGTTGCGATTAATAAAGATCCTGAAGCTGCTATTTTCCAATTAGCCGATTACGGTTTAGTTGGTGACTTATTTAAAATCATACCTGAGTTGGTTGACGCGCTGTAA
- a CDS encoding electron transfer flavoprotein-ubiquinone oxidoreductase: MERESMEFDVVIVGAGPAGLSAAIKLKQLANAANHEISICVVEKGSEVGAHSLSGAVFEPSALNELIPDWKSKGAPLHTAVINDDVYVFHNATSSIKVPNIFVPKTMHNEGNYLISLGSLVRWLGEQAEALGIDIYPGFPAASIVYADNGAVKGVVTGDMGISKEGEHKSSFAPGMELLAKYTVFAEGCRGHLGRRLIEKYRLNKDKDPQHYGLGIKELWEIPAAQHQQGLVVHTAGWPLNETDSAGGGFLYHLENNIVALGLIADLSYSNPHMSPFDEFQRFKLHPKIKQYITGGKRVSYGARAITKGGLQSQPKMHFPGGLLIGDDAGTMNFAKIKGNHTAMKSGMVAAESIFKALQANRANDDIKEFADAYKQSSAYKELWAQRNFGPAQHKWGNIIGSAYAFIDINIFNGYLPWTLRDPKADHEQLKLAQDCKKITYPKPDGVFVFDKLSSVFLSNTFHEEDQPGHLTLKDERIPIQYNLKHFDAPEQRYCPAGVYEIVEEGDQPRLQINAQNCVHCKTCDIKDPHQNIVWVTPEGGGGPNYSQM; encoded by the coding sequence ATGGAACGCGAATCGATGGAATTCGATGTTGTGATTGTGGGTGCAGGCCCAGCGGGTTTATCCGCCGCCATTAAACTCAAACAATTAGCCAATGCGGCTAATCATGAAATCAGCATTTGTGTCGTTGAAAAAGGTTCTGAAGTTGGCGCACATAGTTTATCCGGCGCCGTGTTTGAACCCAGCGCACTAAATGAATTAATTCCTGATTGGAAAAGCAAAGGCGCTCCACTACATACCGCTGTTATAAATGACGACGTGTATGTTTTTCACAATGCGACTAGCAGCATTAAAGTTCCCAATATTTTTGTACCAAAAACCATGCACAACGAAGGCAACTATCTTATTAGCCTCGGTAGTTTAGTGCGCTGGTTAGGCGAACAAGCTGAAGCATTAGGCATTGATATTTATCCTGGATTCCCTGCTGCAAGCATCGTTTACGCAGACAACGGCGCAGTGAAAGGTGTTGTTACTGGCGACATGGGTATTAGTAAAGAAGGCGAACACAAATCGAGTTTTGCGCCCGGCATGGAATTGCTCGCAAAATACACTGTCTTTGCAGAAGGTTGTCGCGGTCATTTAGGCCGCCGCTTAATTGAAAAATATCGTCTCAACAAAGATAAAGATCCACAACATTACGGACTCGGCATTAAAGAATTGTGGGAAATTCCTGCGGCGCAACATCAGCAAGGTTTAGTAGTGCACACTGCCGGTTGGCCGTTAAATGAAACTGATTCAGCAGGCGGTGGCTTTTTATATCACTTAGAAAATAATATCGTCGCGCTAGGTTTGATTGCTGATTTGTCGTATAGCAATCCACACATGAGCCCATTTGATGAATTCCAACGCTTCAAATTGCATCCTAAAATAAAACAATACATCACCGGTGGTAAACGCGTTTCTTACGGCGCACGCGCTATTACTAAAGGCGGCTTGCAATCACAACCAAAAATGCATTTTCCCGGCGGTTTATTAATTGGTGATGACGCGGGCACGATGAATTTCGCTAAAATTAAAGGCAATCACACCGCCATGAAATCGGGCATGGTCGCCGCCGAAAGTATTTTCAAAGCATTACAAGCCAATCGCGCCAATGACGATATCAAAGAATTTGCCGATGCTTACAAACAATCATCTGCTTATAAAGAATTATGGGCGCAACGCAATTTCGGTCCCGCACAACATAAATGGGGCAACATCATCGGCAGTGCTTATGCCTTTATTGATATCAACATCTTTAATGGTTATTTACCGTGGACTTTGCGTGACCCAAAAGCCGATCACGAACAATTAAAACTCGCACAAGACTGCAAAAAAATCACTTATCCGAAACCGGATGGCGTTTTTGTATTCGACAAACTGTCTTCTGTGTTTTTATCAAACACATTTCATGAAGAAGACCAGCCCGGTCATCTAACGCTAAAAGATGAACGCATTCCTATTCAATATAATTTGAAACACTTTGATGCACCTGAGCAACGTTACTGCCCCGCAGGTGTTTATGAGATTGTTGAAGAAGGCGATCAACCGCGTTTACAAATTAATGCGCAAAATTGCGTACATTGCAAAACCTGTGACATCAAAGATCCGCATCAAAACATTGTTTGGGTAACACCTGAAGGCGGCGGCGGGCCCAACTACTCGCAAATGTAA
- a CDS encoding CoA transferase, whose amino-acid sequence MSLLNDIRVLDLSRILAGPWASQLLADYGAEVIKIEKPGEGDDTRRWGPPYLKNAQGDDTTESAYYLAANRGKHSVTIDFTQAAGQALIRELVSISDVLIENYKVGGLSQYGLDYASLSALNPRLIYCSITGFGQTGPYAQQAGYDAMIQAMGGLMSITGDNSGQPQKVGVAVVDLMAGMYASNAILAALHQRQRTGIGQHLDVALLDTQVAWLANQALNYLVSDEIPQRQGTAHPNIVPYQAMPAADGYFMLAIGNDRQFQQFCGLAECTSLAEDPRFMTNAARVQHREALIALLQIQTRKKNVAEWLMLLQNHHVPAGPINNLQQVFADPQVQHRGLQQSLAHIHGTVPQVLQPVKFSAANAQSQKAPPTLGEDTDGVLRRLLAKKNETLLELHQQGVL is encoded by the coding sequence ATGAGTTTATTAAACGATATTCGAGTATTAGATTTAAGTCGCATATTAGCCGGGCCTTGGGCTAGTCAGTTATTAGCTGATTATGGTGCGGAGGTTATCAAAATTGAAAAACCAGGCGAGGGTGATGACACGCGTCGTTGGGGCCCGCCGTATTTAAAAAATGCGCAAGGCGACGATACTACTGAGTCCGCTTATTATTTAGCCGCGAATCGTGGTAAACATTCGGTGACGATTGATTTTACACAAGCCGCGGGCCAAGCATTGATTCGTGAATTAGTAAGTATTAGTGATGTATTAATTGAAAATTATAAAGTCGGTGGATTGAGTCAATATGGTTTGGATTATGCGAGTTTGTCAGCGCTTAATCCGCGTTTGATTTATTGTTCTATTACTGGTTTTGGTCAAACCGGACCGTATGCGCAGCAAGCCGGTTACGATGCGATGATTCAAGCCATGGGCGGATTGATGAGCATTACGGGTGACAATAGTGGTCAACCACAAAAAGTCGGTGTAGCCGTAGTGGATTTAATGGCAGGCATGTACGCGAGTAATGCCATTTTGGCTGCGTTGCATCAACGTCAACGTACCGGCATTGGTCAGCACCTTGATGTTGCTTTATTAGATACACAAGTTGCATGGTTAGCGAATCAAGCATTGAATTATTTGGTGAGTGATGAAATACCGCAGCGTCAGGGCACTGCGCATCCGAACATTGTGCCCTATCAAGCGATGCCGGCAGCTGATGGTTATTTTATGTTGGCAATTGGTAATGATCGGCAGTTCCAACAATTTTGCGGATTGGCGGAGTGTACAAGTCTTGCTGAAGATCCGCGTTTTATGACTAATGCGGCACGCGTGCAACATCGTGAAGCTCTGATTGCATTGTTACAAATACAAACACGCAAAAAAAATGTAGCGGAATGGTTAATGCTATTACAAAATCATCATGTGCCCGCCGGACCTATTAATAATTTGCAGCAAGTATTTGCCGATCCTCAAGTACAACATCGCGGTTTACAGCAGTCGCTTGCGCATATTCATGGCACAGTGCCGCAAGTGCTGCAGCCAGTGAAATTTTCGGCAGCCAACGCGCAAAGTCAAAAAGCCCCGCCAACCCTGGGTGAGGATACTGATGGTGTGTTAAGGCGTTTATTAGCTAAAAAAAATGAAACCTTATTGGAACTTCACCAACAGGGGGTGCTCTAA
- a CDS encoding alpha/beta hydrolase — protein MDAIHISAANNPADAHIILLPGRGDHAEDYVKNGFTKILQQRYPHIGITAADAHMGYYREQQLDIRLQQDIIQPAQSAGHKKFILCGISLGGLGALIYSKNHPQDISEIWLIAPFLGEDNIIAEINAAGGLMEWQPQNIAENDWQRQLWLWIKQWHIEGQTIPIYLAYGDKDYLHEGHVLLSSILPADKIVHIPGKHQWNTWRQLWPLLLNKVDQHSANLKKH, from the coding sequence ATGGATGCCATTCATATTAGCGCCGCTAATAATCCCGCAGATGCTCACATCATATTACTCCCGGGACGCGGCGATCATGCAGAAGATTACGTCAAAAATGGTTTTACAAAAATATTACAACAACGTTATCCGCATATTGGCATTACTGCGGCTGATGCACATATGGGTTATTACCGCGAACAACAACTGGATATTCGTTTGCAGCAAGACATTATTCAGCCAGCGCAAAGTGCTGGCCATAAAAAATTCATCTTGTGCGGTATTTCATTAGGTGGCTTGGGCGCATTGATTTATAGCAAAAATCATCCACAAGATATTAGCGAAATATGGTTAATTGCACCTTTTTTAGGTGAGGATAACATCATTGCAGAAATTAATGCAGCCGGTGGTCTTATGGAATGGCAACCGCAAAACATTGCTGAGAATGATTGGCAACGCCAACTTTGGTTATGGATTAAACAATGGCATATTGAAGGCCAAACCATTCCTATTTATCTTGCCTATGGCGACAAAGATTATTTACACGAAGGTCATGTGTTGCTCAGTAGCATTTTACCCGCCGATAAAATCGTGCATATTCCGGGCAAACATCAGTGGAATACCTGGCGGCAGCTGTGGCCTTTATTACTAAACAAGGTCGATCAACATTCTGCTAACTTAAAAAAACATTAA